The following are encoded in a window of Amaranthus tricolor cultivar Red isolate AtriRed21 chromosome 2, ASM2621246v1, whole genome shotgun sequence genomic DNA:
- the LOC130806549 gene encoding NADH dehydrogenase [ubiquinone] 1 beta subcomplex subunit 2, with protein MGGGHGGHGTTYKGMTLHTPKRWHSVTGKGMCALMWFWVLYRAKQDGPVVLGWRHPWDGHDDHGHGGH; from the exons ATGGGAGGTGGACATGGAGGTCATGGAACAACTTACAAGGGCATGACTCTTCACACTCCTAAACGATGGCATTCCGTCACCGGCAAGGGCATGTGCGCTCTTATGTG GTTTTGGGTTCTTTACAGAGCTAAACAAGATGGTCCAGTTGTATTG GGTTGGAGACACCCTTGGGACGGGCATGATGATCATGGACATGGTGGACATTAG